One Trichosurus vulpecula isolate mTriVul1 chromosome 7, mTriVul1.pri, whole genome shotgun sequence genomic region harbors:
- the TMEM98 gene encoding transmembrane protein 98, with protein sequence METVVIVAIGVLATIFLASFVALVVVCRQRYCRPRDLLQHYDSKPIVDLIGAMETQSEPSELELDDVVITNPHIEAILENEDWIEDASGLVSHCIAILKICHTLTEKLVAMTMGSGAKMKTSASVSDIIVVAKRISPRVDDVVRSMYPPLDPKLLDARTTALLLSVSHLVLVTRNACHLTGGLDWIDQSLSAAEEHMEVLREAALASEPERGLPGAEGFLQEQSAI encoded by the exons ATGGAAACTGTTGTGATCGTCGCCATTGGTGTGCTGGCCACCATTTTTTTGGCCTCATTTGTGGCCTTGGTTGTGGTTTGCAGACAACGCTACTGTCGGCCTCGAGACCTACTCCAGCACTATGACTCCAA ACCAATTGTGGACCTAATCGGTGCTATGGAGACCCAATCAGAACCTTCTGAGTTAGAACTGGACGACGTTGTCATCACCAACCCCCACATTGAGGCCATTCTGGAGAATGAAGATTGGATTGAGGATGCTTC GGGTCTCGTTTCTCATTGCATTGCTATTCTGAAG ATCTGCCATACTCTGACAGAAAAACTTGTTGCCATGACGATGGGCTCAGGGGCAAAGATGAAGACTTCTGCTAGTGTCAGTGACATCATTGTAGTGGCCAAGAGGATCAGTCCTAG AGTGGATGATGTAGTGAGATCAATGTACCCTCCGCTGGACCCTAAGCTTCTGGACGCCCG GACAACTGCCCTCCTTCTGTCTGTCAGTCACCTGGTGTTAGTGACCAGAAATGCCTGCCACCTGACTGGGGGTCTGGATTGGATCGACCAGTCACTGTCAGCAGCCGAGGAGCACATGGAAGTCCTCCGGGAAGCGGCTTTGGCCTCTGAGCCGGAGAGGGGCCTCCCAGGTGCTGAGGGCTTTCTACAAGAGCAGTCGGCCATCTAG